The Haloplanus salinarum genome includes a region encoding these proteins:
- the uppS gene encoding polyprenyl diphosphate synthase has product MHSRVRNWLDRAYERLLRRDIGDGPDHVAIIMDGNRRYARERGDEATAGHREGSRTTEQVLRWCQDLGVEELTLYAFSTENFDRPQAEREHLFDLIESKLREFADAEGVHENRVCIRALGEIDRLPERVREAVAYAERRTEDYDRFRLNVAVAYGGRAELLGAARDTLAAVDEGCLDPADVDVAEIERRLYARPVRDVDLIVRTGGAERTSNFLPWHANGNEAAVFFCAPYWPEFSKVDFLRAIRTYESREASWRHTRTERAVALVRAVAGSSLVETREVVGRLREKLPHGGAEQVAAELDRQDRTAE; this is encoded by the coding sequence ATGCATTCGCGGGTCCGGAACTGGCTCGACCGCGCTTACGAGCGGCTCCTCCGTCGCGATATCGGCGACGGCCCGGACCACGTCGCCATCATCATGGATGGCAACCGACGGTACGCCCGCGAACGGGGCGACGAGGCCACCGCCGGCCACCGCGAGGGCTCCCGGACGACCGAGCAGGTGCTCCGCTGGTGTCAGGACCTCGGGGTCGAGGAGCTCACGCTCTATGCCTTCTCGACGGAGAACTTCGACCGACCGCAGGCGGAGCGCGAACACCTGTTCGACCTGATCGAGTCGAAACTCCGGGAGTTCGCCGACGCCGAGGGCGTCCACGAGAACCGGGTGTGCATCCGGGCGCTCGGCGAAATCGATCGCCTGCCCGAGCGCGTCCGCGAGGCGGTCGCCTACGCCGAGCGACGGACCGAGGACTACGACCGATTCCGGCTGAACGTCGCGGTGGCGTACGGGGGCCGGGCGGAACTGCTCGGGGCCGCCCGCGACACGCTCGCGGCGGTCGACGAGGGCTGTCTCGATCCCGCCGACGTCGACGTCGCGGAGATCGAACGGCGCCTGTACGCCCGTCCCGTCCGCGACGTCGACCTGATCGTCCGCACGGGCGGTGCCGAGCGCACGAGCAACTTCCTGCCCTGGCACGCCAACGGCAACGAGGCCGCCGTCTTCTTCTGTGCGCCCTACTGGCCGGAGTTCTCGAAGGTGGACTTCCTGCGGGCGATCCGGACCTACGAATCCCGCGAGGCGTCGTGGCGACACACCCGCACCGAGCGGGCGGTCGCGCTGGTCCGTGCGGTCGCCGGCTCCTCGCTCGTCGAGACCCGCGAGGTAGTCGGGCGTCTCCGCGAGAAGCTCCCTCACGGCGGCGCCGAGCAGGTGGCGGCCGAACTCGACCGGCAGGATCGAACCGCCGAGTGA
- a CDS encoding GNAT family N-acetyltransferase, which yields MIRHARPTDAPTLARLQTYLREPSPGLLDAALDADAYSPATVLVATADDGRPVGYLLAVPGDGTTYVAELVVDPDHRREGIATALLSACAARSERLTVTVAPDDEAARSLYRRCGFEEARRLPDFFADGAAILYRR from the coding sequence GTGATCCGCCACGCGCGGCCGACCGACGCCCCCACGCTCGCCCGTCTCCAGACTTACCTCCGCGAACCGAGTCCGGGACTGCTCGACGCCGCCCTCGACGCCGACGCGTACTCGCCGGCCACGGTCTTGGTCGCCACGGCCGACGACGGCCGCCCGGTCGGGTACCTGCTCGCGGTCCCCGGCGACGGGACGACCTACGTGGCGGAGCTGGTCGTCGACCCCGACCACCGCCGCGAGGGAATCGCGACCGCGTTGCTGTCGGCGTGTGCCGCCCGCTCCGAGCGACTCACTGTCACCGTCGCCCCCGACGACGAAGCGGCGCGGTCGCTGTACCGTCGCTGTGGCTTCGAGGAAGCGCGCCGCCTGCCCGACTTCTTCGCGGACGGCGCGGCGATCCTGTACCGACGGTAG
- a CDS encoding type IV pilin — translation MRGRSRSRASSAVIGNVLLIAIVVVLAATASAYLFGATDGSPDPAPTVAQSTGEFVPQDGNDGGVVRITHRGGDTLRVADLEIVVDAQAVCGKVGRLVNLPASGGDPQPTSEFVRGDDVFDNSFNSVTGPIGEDGRTVDGRWSSGETATFRLAGTECRLTSGESITVRVVHTPTNAVVIKQTLTA, via the coding sequence ATGAGGGGCCGGAGTCGGTCACGTGCGTCCTCGGCGGTGATCGGAAACGTCCTGTTGATCGCCATCGTGGTCGTCCTCGCGGCGACGGCGTCGGCGTACCTGTTCGGCGCCACCGACGGGTCGCCCGATCCGGCGCCGACGGTCGCCCAGTCGACCGGCGAGTTCGTCCCGCAGGACGGCAACGATGGCGGAGTCGTGCGGATCACGCACCGCGGCGGGGATACGCTCCGTGTCGCCGACCTGGAGATTGTCGTCGACGCGCAGGCGGTCTGTGGGAAGGTCGGTCGCCTGGTGAACCTTCCGGCGTCGGGCGGTGATCCGCAACCCACGAGCGAGTTCGTCAGGGGAGACGACGTCTTCGACAACTCGTTCAACTCGGTCACCGGCCCCATCGGCGAGGATGGCCGTACCGTCGACGGGAGGTGGTCGAGCGGCGAAACGGCGACGTTCCGGCTGGCGGGCACCGAATGCCGGCTCACGTCCGGCGAGTCGATCACGGTTCGGGTCGTTCACACGCCGACGAACGCGGTGGTGATCAAACAGACGCTGACCGCCTGA
- a CDS encoding DUF6498-containing protein codes for MGSPRIRPDAATVVAAGLLAVIGANLLPLVGVLAWGWDLTSLLIVYWVEALATVLLAALKALFAERGSPSVPGGIEPLHELRAKRGGWQPRDGWPPIYPRNVPFALSILGFWVVTVCPLTFLYLSWVSPTAALSPSLGLSIVALLVAQASSFVSEYVGDERYRDVSAREVLRTPGLLGLVIVTLGWLGTAGRAGGLVVLAGAVLAKTGVSASRFYADRVGRPILHLGERFGGGAAFSEPPPELDVPEAAVIARVAADRRSVLLGSVGAIGFGFVHRLGLCTLAAFGFALLVRDPPLIAVTGLAVLAVVAARVLSYYLRYGTVEYRRRGDALVAYDRLLDAPQWIVSVEPTMDVSVRNAIADRLLGTGTLVVSGVDSVDRDEVRLGPVRDVDRAVERLDLPVARTDRPDRDPAAIAACAGLSLLFLAVPAGLFLTPRVETSTAVGVSVAFGPFFVLLVGVLVWAALSRI; via the coding sequence ATGGGTTCCCCGCGGATTCGCCCGGACGCCGCGACCGTCGTCGCGGCCGGTCTGCTCGCCGTGATCGGTGCCAACCTCCTTCCCCTGGTCGGCGTCCTCGCCTGGGGGTGGGACCTCACGTCGTTGCTGATCGTCTACTGGGTCGAGGCGCTCGCGACGGTCCTCCTGGCCGCCCTGAAGGCGCTCTTCGCCGAACGTGGATCCCCGTCGGTCCCGGGCGGGATCGAGCCGTTACACGAACTCCGGGCGAAACGCGGCGGCTGGCAGCCTCGGGACGGGTGGCCGCCGATCTATCCGCGGAACGTCCCGTTCGCGCTGTCGATACTCGGGTTCTGGGTCGTGACCGTGTGCCCCCTCACCTTCCTCTATCTGTCCTGGGTTTCCCCGACGGCCGCCCTCTCGCCGTCGCTCGGTCTCAGCATCGTGGCCCTGCTCGTGGCCCAAGCGTCGTCGTTCGTCTCCGAGTACGTCGGCGACGAGCGGTACCGGGACGTCTCCGCTCGGGAGGTCCTGCGGACGCCGGGACTGTTAGGGCTGGTGATCGTCACGCTCGGCTGGCTGGGCACCGCCGGCCGCGCGGGCGGCCTCGTCGTCCTCGCCGGGGCCGTCCTCGCGAAGACCGGCGTCTCGGCGTCCCGCTTCTACGCCGACCGCGTCGGGCGACCGATCCTTCACCTCGGCGAGCGATTCGGCGGCGGCGCGGCGTTCAGTGAGCCACCACCGGAACTCGACGTGCCCGAGGCCGCCGTCATCGCGAGGGTCGCCGCCGACCGCCGATCGGTCCTGCTCGGGAGCGTCGGCGCCATCGGTTTCGGTTTCGTGCACCGCCTCGGCCTGTGCACCCTCGCGGCGTTCGGGTTCGCGCTCCTCGTCCGGGACCCCCCGTTGATCGCCGTCACGGGCCTCGCCGTCCTCGCCGTCGTCGCCGCGCGGGTACTCAGCTACTACCTCCGGTACGGCACCGTCGAGTACCGGCGTCGTGGCGACGCGCTCGTCGCCTACGACCGCCTCCTCGATGCGCCACAGTGGATCGTCTCCGTTGAGCCGACGATGGACGTGTCGGTGCGAAACGCCATCGCCGACCGACTGCTCGGGACGGGCACCCTCGTCGTCTCGGGCGTCGACTCGGTCGATCGGGACGAGGTTCGCCTGGGGCCCGTCCGCGACGTCGACCGTGCGGTCGAGCGACTCGACCTCCCGGTCGCGCGGACGGACCGACCGGATCGCGATCCGGCCGCCATCGCCGCTTGCGCGGGCCTGTCCCTCCTCTTTCTCGCCGTCCCCGCCGGCCTGTTTCTCACGCCCCGGGTCGAGACGTCGACGGCGGTCGGGGTCTCCGTCGCCTTCGGTCCCTTCTTCGTGTTGCTGGTCGGCGTCCTCGTCTGGGCTGCGCTCTCGCGGATCTGA
- a CDS encoding DUF92 domain-containing protein yields MTSTLRRAGGFAVVGTLALAAPELGRAAAAPFAIVALLAAFVVDEGPVFELFARPQDRRDGRLNGLAGFALAATGLALLSTIPQRSMPTDVFVAAVFVVAYGRVGARVVERLDTTKDPGRTTAGYGIAAFLAALVGQLAVGWNLGTPPALPAVIFLAAAGALVAALLRSILYARDDPLVMLSVGLLLWLFDAIGVDAALPEVGVALAVTVALGYLSYRTGTASVPGMVTGVLLALLTLVFGGVGWFAVLIAFFGIGGLSAKYRYEEKRSRGVAEDNEGARGSGNVLGNAAVALVAVIGFAASGSMPMDGELFRFAFTGSLAAAMSDTLSSEIGVLFDNPRLITTLKRVDPGTDGGITWQGYVVGVVGAAVVSGVAVGFFAFGSPWLAALAVVAGGVTGMTVDSLLGATLEGGRVGNQTVNFLGTFAGAVASAAFAALLL; encoded by the coding sequence GTGACGTCCACCCTTCGTCGGGCAGGGGGGTTCGCGGTCGTCGGGACGCTCGCGCTCGCCGCCCCCGAACTCGGGCGGGCGGCCGCCGCCCCCTTCGCGATCGTGGCGCTCCTCGCCGCGTTCGTCGTCGACGAGGGACCGGTGTTCGAACTCTTCGCCCGACCGCAGGACCGACGCGACGGCCGGCTCAACGGCCTCGCGGGGTTCGCGCTCGCGGCGACGGGCCTCGCCCTCCTCTCGACGATCCCCCAGCGGTCGATGCCGACCGACGTCTTCGTCGCCGCCGTCTTCGTCGTCGCCTACGGCAGGGTCGGCGCCCGCGTCGTCGAACGGCTGGACACGACGAAGGACCCGGGACGGACGACCGCCGGATACGGCATCGCCGCCTTCCTCGCCGCGCTCGTCGGCCAACTCGCCGTCGGGTGGAACCTCGGAACGCCTCCCGCGCTCCCCGCCGTCATCTTCCTCGCGGCCGCGGGCGCCCTGGTCGCGGCGCTGCTGCGCTCGATCCTCTACGCGCGCGACGACCCGCTGGTGATGCTCTCGGTCGGCCTCCTACTCTGGCTGTTCGACGCCATCGGCGTCGACGCGGCGCTTCCCGAGGTCGGGGTCGCCCTCGCGGTGACGGTCGCGCTCGGCTACCTCTCCTATCGGACCGGGACCGCGTCGGTCCCCGGGATGGTGACCGGCGTGTTGCTAGCCCTGCTCACCCTCGTCTTCGGCGGCGTGGGGTGGTTCGCCGTCCTCATCGCCTTCTTCGGCATCGGTGGTCTCTCCGCGAAGTACCGCTACGAGGAGAAACGCTCCCGCGGCGTCGCCGAGGACAACGAGGGCGCCCGCGGCAGCGGGAACGTCCTCGGCAACGCCGCCGTGGCGCTGGTGGCCGTCATCGGCTTCGCCGCCAGCGGCAGCATGCCGATGGACGGCGAACTCTTCCGCTTTGCCTTCACCGGATCGCTCGCCGCCGCGATGAGCGACACCCTCTCCAGCGAGATCGGCGTCCTGTTCGACAACCCGCGGCTCATCACGACCCTCAAGCGGGTCGATCCCGGCACCGACGGCGGGATCACCTGGCAGGGCTACGTCGTCGGCGTCGTCGGCGCCGCGGTCGTCTCGGGGGTCGCCGTCGGCTTCTTCGCGTTCGGATCGCCGTGGCTCGCCGCCCTCGCGGTCGTCGCCGGCGGCGTCACGGGAATGACCGTCGACAGCCTCCTCGGGGCGACCCTCGAGGGCGGCCGGGTCGGCAACCAGACCGTCAACTTCCTCGGCACGTTCGCGGGTGCGGTCGCGAGCGCCGCGTTCGCCGCCCTGCTGCTGTGA
- a CDS encoding MOSC domain-containing protein: MAHIERLRCYPVKGLDGMSIESARLTEAGTVAGDREYAMCDPAAGAIETGEGIQTLAYNGKQTDRIHALRTTFDPEASTLTVDPADDERRRFDLSTDDGRAAASEWFGEFVGEPVDFRGREPPAFVDRPDAGPSVISTATLEAVASWFDDMTVDGARRRLRANVEVGGVPAFWEDRFVGPDAPEFVVDGGDGPVRFEGVEPCARCVVPSRDPETGDPLPDFRERFVERREATFPEWADPEAFPHYYTLMLISRVPEADRGGAISVGDEVRVSDQGGR; the protein is encoded by the coding sequence ATGGCACACATCGAACGGCTGCGATGCTATCCGGTCAAGGGACTCGACGGGATGTCGATCGAATCGGCGCGGCTCACCGAGGCGGGGACGGTGGCCGGCGACCGCGAGTACGCCATGTGCGACCCCGCCGCGGGCGCCATCGAGACTGGTGAGGGGATACAGACGCTCGCGTACAACGGCAAGCAGACCGACCGCATCCACGCCCTGCGGACGACGTTCGACCCCGAGGCGAGCACGCTGACCGTCGACCCCGCGGACGACGAGCGACGGCGCTTCGACCTCTCGACCGACGACGGCCGGGCGGCCGCGAGCGAGTGGTTCGGCGAGTTCGTCGGCGAACCCGTCGATTTCCGCGGGCGCGAACCGCCGGCGTTCGTCGACCGCCCCGACGCCGGCCCCTCGGTGATCAGCACGGCGACCCTCGAAGCGGTGGCGTCGTGGTTCGACGACATGACCGTCGATGGGGCCCGCCGCCGTCTCCGGGCCAACGTCGAAGTCGGCGGCGTTCCCGCGTTCTGGGAGGACCGGTTCGTCGGTCCGGACGCGCCGGAGTTCGTCGTCGACGGCGGCGACGGCCCGGTCCGCTTCGAGGGCGTCGAACCCTGTGCACGGTGTGTCGTCCCCTCACGCGACCCCGAGACGGGCGACCCGCTCCCCGACTTCCGCGAGCGGTTCGTCGAGCGCCGGGAGGCGACCTTTCCCGAGTGGGCCGACCCCGAGGCCTTCCCCCACTACTACACGCTCATGCTCATCTCGCGGGTGCCGGAGGCGGATCGTGGGGGAGCGATTTCGGTCGGTGACGAGGTTCGCGTCTCCGATCAGGGCGGGCGCTGA
- the dnaG gene encoding DNA primase DnaG, translated as MDDTAKYLIHASIAADGVVERSDVVGAVFGQTEGLLGDELDLRDLQQSSKVGRIDVQIDSENGQSFGRITIASSLDKVETAILAASLETIDRVGPCQASVEVTNIEDVREAKRRKVIDRAKELLAGSFDESVMDSSKILEEVRESVRIDDITEYRGLPAGPRVADADAVIVVEGRADVLTLLQYGVKNAVAVEGTNVPDTVADLTEERTVTAFLDGDRGGELILRELAQVGDVDYVVFAPEGQSVEDLERHEVMSALRDKTPYGDLFDNEEPAPAVDGNDDTVESVPTAAASAATASTLETARSETEGTDGETDDAGATANADETADPDVDDDPPDSNGTVRDDPSTLRGHVRAVIESETGSARLLDDTFEIIETVPAADAFDAVSGTDPVPYAVVLDGELTQRLLDVAAQRGVEQFVARSSDEMVKTPVDVRVRTVDQLAAAD; from the coding sequence ATGGACGACACAGCCAAATATCTCATTCACGCATCGATCGCGGCCGACGGCGTCGTCGAGCGGAGCGACGTCGTCGGCGCCGTCTTCGGGCAGACGGAGGGTCTGCTCGGCGACGAACTCGACCTCCGTGACCTCCAGCAGTCCTCCAAAGTCGGTCGTATCGACGTCCAGATCGACAGCGAGAACGGACAGTCGTTCGGACGAATCACCATCGCCAGCAGCCTCGACAAGGTGGAGACGGCCATCCTCGCCGCGTCGCTCGAAACCATCGACCGGGTCGGTCCCTGTCAGGCCTCCGTCGAGGTGACGAACATCGAGGACGTCCGCGAGGCGAAACGCCGCAAGGTCATCGACCGCGCGAAGGAACTGCTCGCGGGGTCGTTCGACGAGAGCGTCATGGACTCCTCGAAGATCCTGGAGGAGGTCCGCGAGAGCGTCCGGATCGACGACATCACCGAGTATCGCGGCCTCCCCGCCGGGCCGCGGGTGGCGGACGCCGACGCGGTCATCGTCGTCGAGGGACGCGCGGACGTGCTCACGCTCCTGCAGTACGGCGTCAAGAACGCCGTGGCCGTCGAGGGGACGAACGTGCCCGACACGGTGGCAGACCTGACCGAGGAGCGGACCGTCACCGCCTTCCTCGACGGTGACCGGGGCGGCGAACTCATCCTGCGCGAACTCGCGCAGGTGGGCGACGTGGACTACGTCGTCTTCGCACCGGAGGGCCAGTCGGTCGAGGACCTCGAACGCCACGAGGTCATGTCCGCGCTCCGCGATAAGACGCCGTACGGCGACCTCTTCGATAACGAGGAACCGGCACCCGCCGTCGACGGGAACGACGACACCGTGGAGTCGGTCCCGACCGCGGCCGCGTCGGCGGCCACCGCATCGACGCTCGAGACGGCTCGCTCCGAGACGGAGGGGACGGACGGCGAAACCGACGACGCGGGCGCCACGGCGAACGCGGACGAGACCGCCGATCCCGACGTCGACGACGACCCCCCCGACTCGAACGGGACGGTCCGGGACGACCCGTCGACGCTCCGAGGTCACGTGCGGGCGGTGATCGAGTCCGAGACGGGGTCGGCACGCCTCCTCGACGACACCTTCGAGATCATCGAGACGGTGCCCGCGGCCGACGCCTTCGACGCGGTGTCGGGGACGGATCCGGTCCCGTACGCCGTCGTCCTCGACGGCGAACTCACACAGCGGTTGCTCGACGTGGCGGCCCAGCGTGGCGTCGAGCAGTTCGTCGCCCGGTCCTCGGACGAGATGGTCAAGACGCCCGTCGACGTCCGAGTGCGGACGGTCGATCAGTTGGCGGCGGCCGACTGA
- a CDS encoding mechanosensitive ion channel family protein: MSVIAQVTTTPPPVVGPGGLADYRPLLVRGAWFLVGFVVVTLVGWFVVEPLIARYVERRNRNNPTIREAVSRYVRLLSLVVAFFAAAGFAGYGDLVGDSALVIAAGTLAVGVAGQTVIGSIVSGLVLVADSEFNVGNYIEWTDGEGTVQSITLRVTRVLTPDGELITVPNTTLTGQAITRPYGRKRRRIVERVGIAYEADVGDALDTLTAATTAVEGIEGEPTPKAYVDEFGGDAVVLRVHYWLDDPRRQDVLAVRSAYAREIKARLDAAGIAISPASKRELQGRIEVGDVST, from the coding sequence ATGTCCGTCATCGCACAGGTGACGACCACGCCGCCACCGGTCGTCGGGCCGGGAGGACTTGCCGACTACCGTCCACTCCTCGTCCGTGGCGCCTGGTTTCTGGTGGGGTTCGTCGTCGTCACCCTCGTCGGCTGGTTCGTCGTCGAACCGCTGATCGCGCGGTACGTCGAGCGGCGCAACCGGAACAACCCGACGATCAGGGAGGCGGTCTCGCGGTACGTCCGCCTGCTCTCGCTCGTGGTCGCCTTCTTCGCCGCGGCCGGCTTTGCGGGCTACGGCGACCTAGTCGGCGACTCCGCGCTCGTCATCGCCGCCGGGACGCTCGCCGTCGGCGTGGCCGGACAGACGGTCATCGGCTCCATCGTCAGCGGCCTCGTCCTCGTCGCCGACTCCGAGTTCAACGTCGGCAACTACATCGAGTGGACGGACGGGGAAGGGACGGTCCAGTCCATCACGCTCCGCGTGACGCGCGTGCTCACCCCCGACGGCGAACTCATCACGGTGCCGAACACGACCCTCACCGGGCAGGCGATCACCCGCCCGTACGGCCGGAAGCGCCGCCGGATCGTCGAACGCGTCGGCATCGCGTACGAGGCCGACGTGGGCGACGCCCTCGACACCCTCACCGCGGCGACGACGGCCGTCGAAGGGATCGAAGGGGAGCCGACGCCGAAGGCCTACGTCGACGAGTTCGGCGGCGACGCCGTCGTGCTCCGGGTCCACTACTGGCTCGACGACCCGCGACGGCAGGACGTCCTCGCCGTCCGATCGGCCTACGCCCGCGAGATCAAGGCGCGTCTCGACGCGGCCGGCATCGCGATCAGCCCCGCGTCGAAGCGGGAACTGCAGGGACGGATCGAGGTCGGGGACGTGTCGACGTGA
- the cofH gene encoding 7,8-didemethyl-8-hydroxy-5-deazariboflavin synthase subunit CofH, producing MSDPSAPAVEGVEFDHVPATDQHFENALAKARDGVRLTVADGVELLTTGTDREGIDPARKEAVLEAADRRRAEMVGDDVTFVANLNNNVTTACDTGCLFCNFKDRASAFEADADEDHGGFTKTPSESREAVAEAVELGISEVCSVSGLHPAFALDADHRELLESAADPEAVNYRPPEAYTTSPGTYAEQIRAMSVDGVHVHSITPEEAYHARRGTDWSYEDVYRRLRDAGLDSAPGTAAEILVDEVREVICPGKMDTGEWLDAMEGAMAAGLPVTATIMYGHVENEMHRALHLKRVRDLQDRTGGITEFVPLSFIHQRTPLYEQGLVDGGATDAEDELMIAVSRLFLDNVENIQTSWVKFGDAKSLKTLSCGANDFMGTLLSEEITKRAGGDYGEFRSVADYVDMVTAIGRRPVERSTDYERRRPIDPDEAPHGPRLGPHADGTPMLGGSAPTADD from the coding sequence ATGAGCGACCCGTCCGCCCCGGCGGTCGAGGGGGTCGAGTTCGACCACGTCCCGGCGACCGACCAGCACTTCGAGAACGCGCTGGCGAAGGCCCGAGACGGCGTCCGACTCACCGTCGCCGACGGGGTGGAACTCCTGACGACCGGCACCGACCGTGAAGGGATCGATCCCGCCCGCAAGGAGGCGGTTCTGGAGGCGGCCGACCGCCGACGCGCCGAGATGGTCGGCGACGACGTCACCTTCGTCGCCAACCTCAACAACAACGTCACGACGGCCTGTGACACGGGCTGTCTGTTCTGTAACTTCAAGGATCGCGCGTCGGCGTTCGAAGCCGACGCAGACGAGGACCACGGCGGGTTCACGAAGACGCCGTCCGAATCCCGGGAGGCGGTCGCCGAGGCCGTCGAACTGGGGATCTCCGAGGTGTGCTCGGTCAGCGGCCTCCACCCCGCCTTCGCCCTCGATGCCGACCACCGCGAACTGCTCGAATCCGCCGCGGATCCCGAGGCGGTGAACTACCGCCCACCCGAGGCGTACACCACCTCGCCGGGCACCTACGCCGAGCAGATCCGCGCGATGTCCGTCGACGGCGTCCACGTCCACTCGATAACCCCTGAAGAGGCCTACCACGCCCGCCGCGGCACGGACTGGTCCTACGAGGACGTCTACCGGCGACTCCGGGACGCCGGCCTCGACAGCGCGCCCGGCACCGCCGCCGAAATCCTCGTCGACGAGGTACGCGAGGTGATCTGTCCGGGCAAGATGGACACGGGGGAGTGGCTGGACGCGATGGAGGGGGCGATGGCCGCCGGCCTCCCTGTCACCGCGACGATCATGTACGGACACGTCGAAAACGAGATGCACCGCGCCCTGCACCTGAAGCGGGTGCGCGACCTGCAGGACCGAACGGGCGGCATCACGGAGTTCGTCCCCCTCTCGTTCATTCACCAGCGGACGCCGCTCTACGAGCAGGGGCTCGTCGACGGCGGCGCGACCGACGCCGAGGACGAACTCATGATCGCGGTCTCCAGGCTCTTTCTCGACAACGTCGAGAACATCCAGACTTCGTGGGTGAAGTTCGGCGACGCGAAGTCGCTGAAGACCCTCTCCTGTGGTGCCAACGACTTCATGGGGACGCTGCTCTCCGAAGAGATCACCAAACGCGCCGGCGGCGACTACGGCGAGTTCCGCTCGGTCGCCGACTACGTCGACATGGTGACGGCGATCGGCCGCCGGCCGGTCGAGCGCTCGACCGACTACGAGCGACGGCGGCCGATCGACCCCGACGAGGCCCCACACGGCCCCCGCCTCGGCCCGCACGCCGACGGGACGCCGATGCTCGGTGGATCGGCGCCCACGGCGGACGACTGA
- a CDS encoding DUF6293 family protein → MQTHIVPVGFDYDRLIAPLIRDQFDVDRVILLEGAVGSEANVEYSRNISEKLEQDFKNLLGAETSRVVIEDVYDYDAAFERAYDLINDQLDEGAPDGEVWVNVSSMPRPVSFAFATAAHSITLERQADRDRIHTYYTAPEKYLETELAEELRANRDLLRGLLDEAEDVAAERIEKRLDGTAGLLDEFDERGTTIGAKRIGENHIVELPVASFSNVKPFEEVILFELGEHGEFESVSELAEALAAELGEEYTDSFRSKVIYNVDRLGPGGKGYIEQEEHGKSYRTRLSRIGELWVRAHADRDYSSD, encoded by the coding sequence ATGCAGACCCACATCGTCCCGGTCGGCTTCGACTACGACCGGCTGATCGCGCCGCTGATCCGCGACCAGTTCGACGTGGACCGGGTCATCCTGCTCGAGGGGGCCGTGGGGAGCGAAGCGAACGTCGAGTACTCGCGGAACATCTCGGAGAAGCTCGAACAGGACTTCAAGAACCTGCTCGGCGCCGAGACCAGCCGCGTCGTCATCGAGGACGTCTACGACTACGACGCCGCCTTCGAGCGCGCCTACGACCTCATCAACGACCAGTTGGACGAGGGCGCACCCGACGGCGAGGTGTGGGTCAACGTGAGCTCGATGCCCCGCCCGGTGAGTTTCGCCTTCGCCACCGCCGCCCACTCCATCACGCTCGAACGCCAAGCCGACCGGGACCGCATCCACACCTACTACACCGCCCCCGAGAAGTACCTGGAGACGGAGCTGGCCGAGGAGTTGCGGGCCAACCGGGACCTGCTTCGGGGGCTCCTCGACGAGGCGGAGGACGTCGCGGCCGAACGGATCGAGAAACGGCTCGACGGCACCGCTGGCCTCCTCGACGAGTTCGACGAGCGTGGCACCACCATCGGCGCCAAGCGCATCGGCGAGAACCACATCGTGGAACTCCCGGTCGCCTCCTTCTCGAACGTCAAACCCTTCGAGGAGGTGATCCTGTTCGAACTCGGCGAACACGGCGAGTTCGAGTCCGTCTCGGAACTCGCGGAGGCGCTCGCCGCCGAACTCGGCGAGGAGTACACCGACAGTTTCCGGTCGAAGGTCATCTACAACGTCGACCGCCTCGGCCCCGGCGGGAAGGGGTACATCGAACAGGAGGAACACGGCAAGTCCTACCGGACGCGCCTCTCCCGCATCGGCGAACTCTGGGTGCGCGCCCACGCCGACCGGGACTATAGTAGCGATTGA
- a CDS encoding undecaprenyl diphosphate synthase family protein, with the protein MGLYDRYLALRQRLHDGDPPAHVALVLTERDLLEQGAYDRLERVLRWAFEYGADRVTVSVSVLDEAVVPTLERELRSIDAPRPLAVRGPDDTEPVAAPVQVNVGLGGKGEFAAAVRSLAEAVDEGRVDPEDVDETDVEDRLVFPDEPDLLIKTGAERLSDFMIWQSVYSELYFTDVNWRDLRKRDYLRAVIDYQNRQRRFGR; encoded by the coding sequence GTGGGACTGTACGACCGCTATCTCGCGCTCAGGCAGCGGCTCCACGACGGCGACCCGCCCGCCCACGTCGCCCTCGTGCTCACCGAGCGCGACCTGCTGGAGCAGGGGGCGTACGACCGACTCGAACGCGTCCTGCGCTGGGCCTTCGAGTACGGCGCCGACCGCGTCACCGTCTCGGTGAGCGTCCTCGACGAGGCGGTGGTGCCGACGCTGGAGCGCGAACTGCGTTCCATCGACGCGCCGCGTCCGCTCGCCGTCCGCGGCCCCGACGACACGGAACCCGTCGCCGCGCCCGTCCAAGTGAACGTCGGCCTCGGCGGCAAAGGCGAGTTCGCCGCCGCCGTCCGGTCGCTCGCCGAGGCGGTCGACGAGGGTCGCGTCGACCCGGAGGACGTCGACGAGACGGACGTCGAGGACCGACTCGTCTTCCCGGACGAACCCGACCTGCTGATCAAGACGGGCGCCGAACGGCTCTCGGATTTCATGATCTGGCAGTCCGTCTACTCCGAACTGTACTTCACCGACGTGAACTGGCGGGACCTGCGAAAGCGCGACTACCTCCGGGCGGTCATCGATTACCAGAACCGCCAGCGGAGGTTTGGACGCTGA